The DNA segment TAATGATCATGAATATAAGTTTTGATGTGTAACGTAAAGCAGTACCGTATTTCAAAGAACAGCGCGCATACCCTTTTCCATTTAGCCACACCCTTTGACCAACGATGCCACCAATAACATTCTTTCTCTTCAGTGGAAACGGAAGTAAACAATGACAAGGAACAATTTTCACGTTAGCGTTTAGATTTAGACGTTTATTAACACCATGGAACTCAAAATATGACTAATTTAACTGCACAGCATCACATACTTACGCCAGGTAGTCTTTAATTCGCGGTGGAGACAGGACTTGGTTGATAGATGTTATCTAGGTAACGCTAGCTAGcgaacaatggctaactgtatggtttttaacgctcaaatagcctccatcatggaggtgctagcgaatgcggccgtggcagagatctgtaaactcgtagacgacgactatgcagtgtttcggTTGGAAATAAcccaaagccagaaagaaaacagggcatTGCGAAGGAAATTACAGCTACTGGAACTGAAGGTGGCACGGGAGCGCGTGTGCGCTAGTCGTCTCAGTAGTGTCAAGATCCCTgaccgatacagaggaatggcaagaggtaccTTTCCGTTCCCCTCTGCACATGTGTTCAGATGTGTTACCCAGCATTTTTGGATAGTATGCTATTACCCTGATTACTTAGCTATCTTGCACAAATACGCATCATTTTCTAACCAGATGATTAAATAATAGAAAATGCAGTAAATCAATAATCGAAAACAATGTGATGGATGGAACACCATAAGTCGATCTACAAATAGTATAACAAAAGTTATGAGAAGTGTTACCTTATATCCTTGCCAATTCTAGACAGTGTAAAAAAACTGTTACTAGTGTACAATATACAGTTGAGCATTGACAGAACCTATCCTAACCACTTCTTTCCCCCAatcactctctcaggtgaagggcatctcactggaggccacaggagctttgtgaagcTAGCGGGCcacaatacatggagagatgaccaaccaatcactgttgatgaggggagtggaacctcaacccagaACATTATCATGATAGAGGTTTGTGTAATAGTATTACATAAAAATTACAGTACATCAAATGTGGCCAGTTTATTTCAGAAAGACTCCTCTCAGCTATTCACTAGCTTACATTATCTGCCATAGGGGAGATTGTGAGAGTTCCCTACAACATTGTTATCCAATTTAACTCATGTTCCGGTAATAACGTCCCCTTGTGTCAGGCTGCAGGTCCTGGTGTCAAGCAGGAGAGGACTGAAGGAGAGAAGGAACCACAACACAGCACAGACATCCAGACTGGAGCAGCGGCTGGAGTGGTGCCCCCTGTAGCCACGGAAGAACTCTCAACTGCTTCCACGCTCCAGTCCAGGACCCGATGCAGCATTAAGGAGGCCAGTAGAACGCCCAACGCCATCCTCAAGTCAGAGACCGTCACAGAAACACAAAGGCTCTTACAGACAGGATCTGACCACAgatcagacccagagagactggagCTGGGGCCACTTGGCTGTCCTGCTCTAGGCTCAGAATATTTACTAGACGGTAACCCAAGCCCGAGGACGGTTCATTCCCATCGGGACTCTGGTGATGTGTTAGAAACTGGTAATGATCCGTCTTGTTCTTACActacagagatggaccctggcaacatgtccttgggtttagagacacagactgatctgtctagaggggactggaaccggtacagtagtagtgtatactctgaagggtgcctagataagaaaggggaggttATAGTCGTAGATAAAGTGAAAGTGGAGGGCGACGCTCCTCCCACATGGAATGTAGACGAGACTCACTTAGGAGAAGGACACTCACAAGGCAGAGATTTTTTAGATTACAGGGAAAGCTTAGAGACAAATACAAATATCACgacccactcccctttacacgCAATCAGGGATCGTGAGCCAGTGTCCACGTCGATGGGGCCATCCGATTCACATGACCGTGTCCTTTTCCATCAGGTATTTAACTCAAACGACAGCGCTAGAGCCCAGACTCAGGGAGGGGGAGCCACATCAGGCAATAgtaaagagaaacggttcctctgcatgttctgtagcaaaggcttcagctgcccccagaaggtggagatccaccagagggtccacacaggggtgaaacccttcagctgtacccagtgtcacatgtGCTTTGCCCAGGCTTgcaacctgaagaggcaccagagggtccacacaggggtgaaacccttcagctgtacccagtgtcacatgcgcttcTCCCACTCATCaagcctgaagaggcaccagacggtccacacaggggagaaatcctACAGTTGCCcgcagtgtgagaagaggttttcccaccagcaccagctgaagatgcacctgaaggtccacatgGGAGAGAGGCAGTTTGTCTGTACgcaagaggttctcagagaggtgcctcctcaggatacaccagcagaaaaaacaTTCCACTCTATAACATAGACCAGACATCGGTAACATAAGGCACGCCAAGCGATTTGATATAATGGATTAAATCAGTGAACTTGCATTTGTTTCGAAATTGCATTGGTTTTCGATAAATGGCTATTATTCATTTGGttttgtttggagagctcctgtcaatgttgagtatgGACActcacctgattacacatagaagtaggcctaggctacctggcctgcacgcaaatgtataaaatgtgcctatttggggatgtctgatagtatttctgattgtcttaactcaccaccactaatgagctggggagcttctcaaagtaatttttctTCTCTTCAAACAGCTAGTAGCCTAAACAAAAAGtatgtttttacatccattgaaaaTGACAGTAGTTCCacaataaccaggtttccatccaaccctTTTATAtaagtaaagtacatgtcggatcAAAATATTCActacaggcctgatggaaacagcaagtTTGTCGGTCAACTTTCCAGATGTCGACAAATCGAAATACACTAAACAAGGTGGGAtctttgtgtcggtaaaattaataatgcgagaaatggcggtgggaacgcttttatgcgcaaatattgatataatattcataaattcgaagtaaacttggaggcacgcgatgatatgttgtgtggtcctcccactacgactcaggaaacatgcagtttattagactacagatgaaataagttatgatgaacagggtggtgaaagttcatggtgatgagcttgatgctcctttccaatattCTGGTGACATAATGATTGATGTTTGGCTGCCGTTTAACAGAtaaaaataatcttgctcttttgtccataataatcttatCTCGTAGACTATATACCCTCATTGTATCTGCGTggtgttggctagagcgcacgtgccatcagtagagttgaaaataagATGGAAACCAATTTATCGGCacatgggaatttaactgcaAAAGTAATTTATGTGCACTACCTCATTACATACAGCTTGTTATCTGCAACAAGGCTTTTTACTGTGTGTACGTAAAACTGGACATACCCCTCtgatgggaaaatgtgcatattgtttttatgcagattttagaatattcacatgaaaatctgtcaccaattggatggaaacctagcgaATGTATTTAatatctttccagctctctccctttcgaaAACCACCGAGCCTAGGCTTGAAAGgaaaaaatgtaatgctctgatccagtgaaAATGgcaaatacctgattacttcttatcccctGCGAAAAAGCTGGCTCTGTCCGGAACTCACTGGCGCgagaaactctgagggcccagaatagtTGATACAATGCTGCAAGTTTGCAAGCTGGAGCTTCAGGCCagacccagttgatagttgatacaatgtttcaaggtCTTTGCAGACAGGCGGAGTAGAGAGATAAATGCAATTGAAAGAACATGAACAAACTGCTatgcgtagccaatgtgatttatagaatacttatttttatcaggatattttctacctgcaatgtttttatttgttggcttatgtaggctatttttaactAGTTGTCATTAATAGTTACTTGCATTGGTATGTGTTCTTTAGCTGCCAATGGCTCAAGGTGTATCATACAATGTGTCCATTTCGCAGATGCAGGTACTCTTGCATTAGATTCATTTTAACTTTTAGATCTGTATCATTTTCATTTCGATAGAATTtagattaaccacatgacaatgattttaaTATGTTATTATCcacaaaaatgtaaatatgaaaatcataacttgCATGTAGACCGGTAGCTCCTGGCGTGCTgtttgtcatgtgcctttttctcaggagtggcttctgtctggccactctcccaaaAAGCCCAGATTGGTTAAGTGCtgtagagattgttgtccttctggcaggttctcccatctcagccaaggacctcgttgaccaaggtccttcttaccagtttggtcggacggccagctctaggcagagtctggatTATTTCGTaatttttcaatttcccaatgatggagatcatgctcttggaaactttcaacattctagaaattattttatacccttccccagatatatgcctcatcacaattctaaaTCGGTGCTCTACGGACAGTTCGTTGGACTTCATgctatagtttctgctctgacatgcacttctTTGAAATTGGGTTGGTGGATCGCATCCAGCTTTTAAAGGTGCATACTCCGCCACCTACTGTATTGGAGTGCGAGGTCAGTCACGGCCGACCTACATTAAATTATCTTCATTAGTCCTTTTCCTCTAAGAAAGTGAAAGAGCCCTAGACACCACTCCTCTCCACTTTCAACCCCCCACTACACGACCCAAACCCCAACCCCGTCCAGCCTCTCTAACCCTTTCACACAATCTCTCGCTATCTACGTCATACAGTTCACAAAAATATCAACACATGCCCCACCGTTTCCTCCACTAAACACTCACACAGACCTGTTTCATGTCTCCCTATCATCCACAATGTGACATTCAAACCTGTGCCCAAACCTTAGTCTACTCCACACAAATAAGTCTGTCCTACATCCCATACTCCCCACCTCTTCCTTTACTGACCGATGCATGCAATACAATTACCTCCCCTTACTAGCATCCCACTTCCTTTGCCAAAGATTGAGCCCTTTTGCCCAGATCAAGGACTTGACTTCCCTGCAGCCCAGCAGGACCTGAatatctaccccctctctcctcactacCCTCTTAGCCACCACATCAGCCTTCTCATTACCCTCCACATCCACATGGGCCGTAACCCAGTAAAAGCTTACCACCACTCCAATCCCAATAACAGCACCATCATCTCCAcaaacaagtattcagaccccttcactttttctacattttgttacgttacagccttattttaaaatatggagagactcaaggctataatcgctgcttaaggtgcttcaacaatgtactgagtaaagagtctgaatacttatgtaaatgtgatatttcatttgcaaaaatgaaagaaaaaaaatgtttgctttgtcattatggggtattgtgtgttgattgatgaagaaaataatttaatcaattttagaataagaatgtaacgta comes from the Salmo trutta chromosome 4, fSalTru1.1, whole genome shotgun sequence genome and includes:
- the LOC115191264 gene encoding zinc finger protein 251-like; this translates as MANCMVFNAQIASIMEVLANAAVAEICKLVDDDYAVFRLEITQSQKENRALRRKLQLLELKVARERVCASRLSSVKIPDRYRGMARGEGHLTGGHRSFVKLAGHNTWRDDQPITVDEGSGTSTQNIIMIEAAGPGVKQERTEGEKEPQHSTDIQTGAAAGVVPPVATEELSTASTLQSRTRCSIKEASRTPNAILKSETVTETQRLLQTGSDHRSDPERLELGPLGCPALGSEYLLDGNPSPRTVHSHRDSGDVLETGNDPSCSYTTEMDPGNMSLGLETQTDLSRGDWNRYSSSVYSEGCLDKKGEVIVVDKVKVEGDAPPTWNVDETHLGEGHSQGRDFLDYRESLETNTNITTHSPLHAIRDREPVSTSMGPSDSHDRVLFHQVFNSNDSARAQTQGGGATSGNSKEKRFLCMFCSKGFSCPQKVEIHQRVHTGVKPFSCTQCHMCFAQACNLKRHQRVHTGVKPFSCTQCHMRFSHSSSLKRHQTVHTGEKSYSCPQCEKRFSHQHQLKMHLKVHMGERQFVCTQEVLREVPPQDTPAEKTFHSIT